The Cetobacterium sp. ZOR0034 DNA segment CGATTCTACCTGGAAGACTTCAAGAGGAGATGTCTCTTCTTGAAAAGGCTCTAAAGAAACCTAATTGGAAGGAGAATCTAAAAAATGATTCTGTACTTGAAAAACATTTCGATTGGATAAATGAAATCTCTTCTAGAAGAGAAAAAACTATTGATGGCGAGGTTTTAAAAGAGGAGATTGGAAAAACATTCTCAACAGTTTTAGAGCACGCTGGAGTATTCAAAAGAGATACTCTTGGAAAAGAGGCTTTCCAAAAATTCATGAATACTCTATAATTAAAGTAAAACTTTATTGTGGGAGAATTACATGGAAAAAAAGTGGTATATTTATATTCTAAGATGTGAAAACAACTCTTTATACACAGGAATTACTACAGATGTCGAAAGACGATTTAAACAGCACCAAAGTGGAAAGGGTGCAAAATATACAAAAGTTAATAAACCTATTAAAATTTCTGCAATCTTCGAGAGAGAAAATAGATCTGAAGCAACTAGAGAAGAGATTCGAATAAAAGCTTTAACTAAAG contains these protein-coding regions:
- a CDS encoding GIY-YIG nuclease family protein, whose amino-acid sequence is MEKKWYIYILRCENNSLYTGITTDVERRFKQHQSGKGAKYTKVNKPIKISAIFERENRSEATREEIRIKALTKAQKELLCKNYLDDILRNK